The Candidatus Zixiibacteriota bacterium nucleotide sequence AACACTTGCTCGCGAGATTGCCGCCTGGCAAACACAGCGAAATGAAATAGAGGCAAAGGTAGATTGGCGCTTCACCAATGAAGATGCCAGGATTAAACTAAAGAGATTGTATCCTACATTATGTGGTTGACGGGACACTAGTATGTGGGACTTGATCCATCTAATATCTTGATTCGGGTACCTCGCTCAGGGAGATTCTGAACTCTCCCCTTGAGGATGAGATAATGGCTAAAGAAGAAACCACCTCTGGAAATCATATTGGATCTGTATGTCTATATATGGAGATTCGAGCCTTTCAGGTCTATTTGCGAGATTGTCGACTTTATACAATCCAGCTTCCACTTCCAGATCCAGGACAGTCCCGCCCAGCAGGGACATCTCCAGATATATCGTCGAAGCTCGCTCTACAATTCCAGAGGGGAAGGCCTCGCCTTTCGGTACGGCACTTGATTGCGGATCTGTCGCCCTTCCCTCACCCTTCCGTACGAGTGAACCACCAAGGCACAGAGTAATATCGCTCGACAGCGAGTATGATGCTCTGCAACGGGCGCGATCAGCGTCGGGGCCGAGCGATGACCCAATCACGATTCCATTGTTGGTGAAGATGTTCTGCTGACGCACCTGACCATAAACGTATTTTCGTATCTTCGTATACTGGCCGTCCAGCCTGAGACGTTCCTGACCGAGCACTCCGAGACGCGAAAATCCGATGTCGAACCCTACCTGGTGCGGCTCGCTCTTGAAATCAATCTGGAAATCATCGATGAGCAGTTCGCCGTGAATGCGTGTTCCCGCAAATGGCCACCAGACAAAGTCGGCTCCCATATAGACGTTGTCGTTCTGCCTAATGTTGTATTGCTCCCAGTAGTATGGCAAGATGGGATTGAGATATATCCAATCGGGGCCGGACTGCCGCCCGTGAAGGACTGTCTCAGACAGTCCGATCTCGAGATTCCGCCTCGGCTTGAAAGAAACTCTGTGTCCGGCGAGAAATCTCTCCACTAAGCTATCTGGCGCAGCCTGAAGATCATCGAGGCTTGCGATGAAAGTCTGGAACATGAAGCGTTTGTAGCTATATTGGGCGAAGAGCTGATCAAGGGCTGGCGAGTTGTCGGATAGCAGTAGTCGATCGGTGTCTCCCGATCCCCAAACACGAAATGTTCTGCCATATTGAAGCGTCAGCCCGCCCGTCCGATAGACCAGCAGACCGTAATCGAAATATCCTGTCAGGTTCTTCTTCCATTTAGTCCCTTTGAAGAAAGAATCACGCTCGCCTTTGTTCTCGATACGACCTCTGAGATAGATCGTAACATTCTCCGCCGGCATGATAGCAATCTCATCCTTCAGCCCGGTCCTGTAAAGTGGCCTCATACTATCAGAGAAACTGACAATGCTGTATGGGGATATTTTCGTACGGATACTGAGCTTGGGTTTGATTCCCGATCTGAGTACGTACCGCTCTTCCCTTTCAGCGCGGAGTTTGCCACGCTTCCATTCGATAGCGCGGTTTCCTGTCAGTCCATTCTCTGCAGCGAGCCGGGCAATGTCATCACGCAGATACGGCCGGGAACCTATTTGAAAAGTCTCGTCGATCGGAGGATTGAGCAGCAGCCAGTCTAGTTCACGATTTTGCCAGCTATCCGTTGGGATGGGAGAAAGATCAGCTGCAAGCGTGCAAACTGTAAAGAGCTGGACAGAAACAACCGCAAGAAAATACAGAAATGCGGCAAGGGACAATTGTCGACTCACGGGACTGCGCCCCCTATTTGAAGCGATGCTGTATTTACGTGCTGACATACTCATCGAATTTGGAGAGGTTTTCGTCTTCACCAATGACGATCAATATGTCACCCATGCCTATTATCTCACCTGCTGCAGGGTTGATTATCATATCGAGGCCCTCCTTCTTGATGCCAACCACCATCAGGTCGAGCTCGCTCCTGATACCTGAATCCTTGAGAGGCACCCCCACCAATCTCGAACCAGCCTTCACCTTAACCTCTTCAATGGAGAGCCCCAGGTCAGTGCTTGAGGTTCCGATCTGCATGAAATCTACCAAGTTAGGCCGAATAGTCGCCATAGCCATTCTGAGGCCGCCGAGTTCGTGGGGACAGATCACGCGGCTCGCGCCGGCTCGATAGAGCTTCTTCTGACACTCCGCAGTGTCGGCTCTTGCGATAATAAAAAGGTCCGGATTCATCTGGCGTGCAGAGAGAGTCAGATAAACATTGTGAGCTTCTTCAGCTATGGTCGAGATGAGCGCATTGGCTGAGCTGATACTCGCTCTGACAAGTACTTCATCCTGCGTTGCATCCTCCGGAATGTAGTGCTTCTCGTTCTGTTTGAGTATTTCCTCAAGATCAGGGTTATTTTCAATCACGACAAGATGCTTGCCGCGCTTTCTGAGTTCTTTGCACACGGCCTGCCCAACGCGGCCATATCCAGCTACAACATAATGATCTTTCATTTTAGTAATCCTTCGATCCATCCTTCGCTTTTCAATAAGACTTCCAATTTGCCCCTCAAGAAACATCTGTACAACAAGACCGGCAGCATAAAACAGAGTGCCAACGCCGGTGAGTAGCAGGATAATCGTGAATATCTTTCCCGATTCGTGCAGATTGACAGCTTCGCGGAACCCGACAGTCGTCAGCGTGATCACGGTCATATAGAGTGCATCGAGAAATGACGCATCCTCGATCAGCACGTAGCCTGCGACTCCGCTAAGTATGATTACAACCATGAAGCTTGCGACGAATTTCAGCCTTACTTCTGGCCCGGCTGTCTGATCTATCACTATATTTCTCTCAGAAAGGCGCCAAGCGCCTCGTTAAACTCATCCGGCTCTTCGAAATTGACAAGATGCCCGCAGTTTATTGATTCAAATCTCTTGTCGGGAAGATTGAGTGCGAGATGCTCCGATATCGGTCGGAAGTCTGCGTCGCCAGTTCCCGATACAATCAGCGTCGGCGAGGACATGTCACTCGCTTGCGCAAAGTCATCGTCGTCCTTGTAACGCGGGTTCGGATCGGTCCATGGCGCGCATGAGAAGCCATCGATCATTCTGCACAATTTCTGCCAGCGATACTCGTCCTGCTTGACTGATTCGAACAGTCGGAAATCCTTCCATGTATCTCTCGCGGCATCGAGGCCATTGGTCTTGGCGATCTTGTACACATTCGGCCAGCCCTCGAAAGCTGTATAGCCACAGATATGGGTCCCTACCAGCGTGAGAGATCTGACATTATGTGCATTCTGCCGCGCATAGTGGAATGCAATCGCACCGCCTATCGACAGGCCGACAATATGCACTGGAGGGCGAAGGCACTCGTCAATTACTGCGCCAAGATCATCCGAATATTGCTGGTACGAGTAGCCGGTCTCGGGAGCATCCGTCTTGCCGTGCCCTCTGAGGTCATAGACAAGCGTCTCATGTGATTTCGAGAAGCATCCAATCTGATCGTCCCAGATCGAACTATCGAGCCCGAGACCATGAACGAACACAATCGGCTCTCCGGAACCGTCTATCTTGATGAATGTGTCCACTCCATTGATATCGCGCGTGATCATGCTGGCTTCCTTCTAATCGACAATCACCCTCGGCTGCAGAGGATTAATTCTCGATACAATCTCATAATTGATCGTTCCTGCCCAGCCTGCAAGCTGCTCCACCGTGATCTTCTCATCCCCCTGCTCACCTATCAGCACAACCTCATCTTCGAGGCTCGCATTCGGAATTGCTGTGACATCGACCATAAACATGTCCATACAAATGCGACCCCGCACAGGCGCACGCCTGCCGCGAATGAGCACATGGGCGAGATTCGACATCTTGCGATCATATCCGTCGAAATAGCCGAGAGGAATGACCGCGATCCTTGAATCTGTAGTCGTACGATAGGTGCAACCATAGCCAACATAATCACCTGACGGGACTTCCTTGATCTGACCGATTATCGATTTCCATGAAAGCACCGGCTTCAACAGAGAATCCTCGCCGTGGGCAAGCATATATGAAAGATATGTTTCCTTCGATGGCCACAGGCCGTACATCGAAATCCCGAAACGGATCATGTTGAAGTGAGTTTTTTCGAACAACAGCGAAGCTGCAGATGACGCGGCGTGCCTGATCAGTACGTTGACCTTCGCTCGCTCAAACAACTCCATCATGCGGTTGAACCGTTCGAGCTGCATCTTCGCGAAGCTGTGATCAGTCGTATCCTCAATGTTGGCGAAATGCATGGCTGCACCTTCGAGCACCACCTGTGGACTGCTGCGAGTCAGCTCGATAAACGCCGGCAGATCGCTTTCGATGATGCCCTGGCGGTTAGTGCCGGTTTCCAGCTTAAGATGCACGAAGGCTCTCCGGTTGAGACTGGCGGTTATCTGGGCAAGTTTTTGAATTGTCTCAACATTAAAGACTGTCAGCCGCCAGTCCTTGCGGACGGCATGTTCGAGATATTCACCAGGGACATATCCGAGAATCAGAATGGGAAGATTCGGATATGATTTTGTGAGAGTCTCAGCTTCATCGATCGAATGAACAGCGAAGAATCTCACTTTCTCGCCCTTAAGTATATCAACCACCTGATTATAACCATGTCCATAGGCGCACGCCTTGACGACGGGAGCGATATCGACACCGTCGCCAATGATGCTCCGGATGGTCCGAACATTGTGCAGCAGAGCCGAACGTGAGATTTCGACTCGCGAGGTCTTTGTAAGCTGTTCGAACTTGAAACTCATGGTTCTGCCAATTAAGATTCTTGTCATTACGGTGTCAACCATTAGTTATTGCCCCCTTTCACCATACAATGTCTTCACCGACGTTTGATATTGCGATCAGCGACGTACTAACCGCAAGGGTAGGAATAAAACTCTGCCTCTGATGTCTGGTACATAAGAGACTGATTCACACAAACCGCCCGGTTCCAGCAACCTCAGGAGGTGTCAAATGAGAAAGCAGAGTATGAGACTCAGTATTGGCGCAGCGGTTCTTATCGCCACCCTTTTCATTCTTATTATCGGCTCGATAAGCACTGAAGCCATCATTTGCGGCGTAATTAAGGGGACCGTAACCGACAAAAAGACCGGCGAGCCGCTTCCCTCGGTGGCTGTGCAAATCGTCGGTACGACAATGGGTAAAATCACTGACCCGGAAGGCAAATATGTGATTCACACGGTAGAGCCGGGTCAATACTCGCTCTCGTTCAGATTGGTCGGCTACCATACTATCCAGTCTGATACAGTAAAAGTAGTCGCCGGGGATACGACTGAAGTCTCTGTTGAGATGTCGCGCACAACGATGGAGACAGAAGTAGTTCAGACCTGTAAAGGCGTCAGAGACGTGATGGAACAAACAGAGCCGCGATCCAGTGTAGTCATTTCTCAAGAACAAGTGAAGGCTATGCCGGTACAGGACGTCGATGGCATTGTTGCAGCAACCGTGGGAGTCGTGAAGCGTTACAGTTCATTGGCCGGTCTCGGCCCGACCGATGCCGCAATGTCGTCTCCAATGGCGCACGGTGGCACAACACCACCAAACGCAGAGCCGTATGATGCAATGTTCTTCAAGCACTACGGCGTCAATCCGTTCATACCGACCGAGGACGACCGGTTGTCAACATTTGCAGTAGACATTGATGATGCTTCATATATCATGGCAAGGACTTATTTGCAGCGGGGAAACATTCCGCCTGAAGAAGCGGTCAGAGTCGAGGAATTCGTCAATCATTTTGACTACGATTATGCCGCGCCTGAGAGCGAGTATTTCAAAATCTATATCGACGGTTCACCATCACCATTCGGCAAAGGCTATAACCTGCTCAGGATCGGCTTGAAAGGGCGCGTGATTCCGCCGGATGACAGAAGAGCTGCCGTTCTCACATTCGTTGTCGATGTCTCCGGCTCGATGAATCGCGAGGATCGCCTCGGGACTGTCCGCAAGGCGCTCCGCATGCTTGTTGATGAGCTGCGCGAGGATGATCTCGTTGGGATAGTCGTCTACGGGTCGCATGCGTGGACAGTGCTGGAGCACACATCAGTCAAGAACAGAGACAAGATCATCAGTGGCATCGAAAGTCTGGTTCCTGAAGGCTCAACAAACGCAGAAGAGGGTCTCGTTCTTGGCTACAATCTTGCCGAGAAGCACTTCAAAAAAGGCGCCATCAACAGGGTGATTCTCTGCTCTGATGGGGTTGCCAATGTTGGCCGTACCGGCGCTGACAGCCTTCTCAAACGGATCGAAAATCAAGTAAAGAAGGGTATCACGCTTTCATCTATCGGATTCGGTCTCGGCAACTACAATGATGTACTCCTCGAAAAGCTCGGCAACAAGGGCAACGGCTACTATGCCTATGTCGACAATCTTCAGGACGCTAAGAAGATCTTCGTGGATAACCTCACCGGATCTCTTGAAGTAATCGCTCGCGACGTCAAGATTCAGGTTGAGTTCGACCCGGACAAAGTCGATCGTTATCGCCTGCTCGGATTCGAGAATCGCGATGTCAAAGACGAGGATTTCCGCGATGACACTGTCGACGGTGGAGAGATCGGTTCCGGTCATTCCTGCACAGCACTCTATGAAATCAAGCTGAAAGAGGGCGTGTCCGACACCATCGGAAGCTTCACCATGCGTTTCAAGAATGCTGACGGCAGCGAAGTCACGGAGCTATCGAGGCAGATCACAGTCGGTGACATCAATGAGTCATTTCATGACTGCAGCGCACGATACAGACTGTCAGCGGTGGCGGCGGAGTTCGCAGAAATCATGCGCGGCAGCTACTGGGCGAAAGAGTCAACATACTCACTCGTGCGCGAGATGGCCTGGAGCATATCTCAGGAGATGCAAGACGACGCTGACGTTATTGAATTCGTCGATCTGGTATCGAAAGCGGCAACTATCAAATCGAAAAAGGGGAAGTAGAGCACAATCCGAGACGACCGTGCCCCGCATCCTTCGCGGGGTGCGGTTTTCACAACCACTGCCAGCCTTCATCAAGATTCCCGCAATTCAGCCGAAACCTACATCAGGACTGCAACATCTTGCTTGCGCGAGCCACACAAATCTCGTATGTTTGAGCTTTGCCGGATTCACTTTGCCGAATGGAGATTTGATGGCCGATCACGATACTCGCAAACATTGGTGGGACGAATGCCCATCTTATATACTCGCTAACCGAGACACTGAGCTACTCGACCGCGATGAGCTTCGCCCTGTACGCCTTCAACTGGAGCTGTTGAAGCCGGAATTGGTGCTCTCCGAGCACAATATCAAATCGACAATCGTAGTGTTCGGCGGGACGAGAATTGTCGAGAAGAAGAAGGCTCAGAAAAGAGTTGAAGCTATCGAGAAGAGGTTGAAGAAGAATCCGAAAAGCGAGTTGCTCAAGCGCAGACTTGCGACAGCGAAGAATGTCCTGTCCAAGTCGCATTACTACGACGAGGCTCGCGAATTCGCCAGAATCGTCTCCAAGAAGTCTCAAAGGCCGATAAAGCGCGAGTACGTTATCGTCACAGGCGGTGGACCAGGTATCATGGAAGCTGCCAATCGAGGGGCGCATGAATCGCGAGCTGTCAGCATAGGCCTAAATATCACCCTTCCTCTGGAGCAGAAACCGAATAAGTATATCACAAGAGATCTCTGTTTCAGGTTCAGATACTTCGCCATCCGCAAGATGCATTTCCTCCTCCGAGCCAAGGCGCTGATTGCGTTCCCCGGAGGCTACGGTACGATGGACGAACTTTTTGAGGCGCTTACTCTTGTTCAGACTCACAAAGTTAAACATTTACCGATTATTCTCTTCGGCACCGAGTACTGGAAAAAACTCGTCGACTTTGATTTCATGGTAGCTGAAGGGACAATCGATCCGGACGATATCAAGCTGTTCAGATTCTGCGATACCGCCGAAGATGCCTGGCAGAAGATTCTCAACTTCTACGACAGGGAAGACGCAGCCAACAACACCGCAGAGGGTCTGTAGCTGAATCTCTACACCGAGTTTGTAATGTCGCGCCTGGACCTGGAGTGCGTTATCAGAGCAACGGGAAAGTCCCGCTGACTGTCAACCTTCCCTCATAATTCGTTTCCAGAGTGTGGGGCTCATTACCTCGATTCCTCACACCCACGAGGAAGTTGTCGAGATCGATTTGGATGCTTTGAAAGCGAAATATATTGACGGACACTCCGTATATATCTCGCTTTTCAACGATCCCTGTCGGAAACTTTTCTTCGTATTGTCCGGTGCTGAACAGCCACGGGTCTGTCCAGTCAGCGAACACATTCCCCACACCGATATTCTGCCGCTCATAGGAGAGCTGCACCCAACCGCCCCAAAGGAACCATCTCTTGAGACTGAGATAGATGCTCTCCCTGTCGGGACCGAGAAAATGCCCGATAATCTTGCCGTCGTACACATATCTGTTCCACGCACTTCCTTGATTGTAGGTCCAGTTGTTGATGCGCGTGTATTCGAATGAAAGATCGAGATTCGAATTCTTGATCGGATCGGTTATGTAGATGCCTCCGATATAGCCGAGTTCGTTCGGTTCATCATCCCCCTTCGATTTTTTCTCGATCTGAAAATCATCAACCATGAATTCACCATACAGATTGACGCCTTTGCGCGGATAGAACGAGAAGTCGAATGAAAGGAACGTGTTATCGTCATTGTTCTTGTTCAACTGTTCACCGTGATACCAGGTCAGCGGATTCGTATAGTAGAATTCAATCTGCCTGCCGACGCCGCCGTAGATTACACTCTCCGAAAAGCCGAGAGTCAGCATGTTCATCGGTTTTATCTCTAAACGGTGCGCTGACAAATATCGATTGATGCGCATCGACACCGATGTATCCGGATAAGAAACGGTGATCTCATCGGGATCGAGCACCGCAGTGATCGTCGTATAATGAAACGGTCCCCATCCTCCCGACAACTTCACCATATCCATCGCATTTGAATTTCCCGAGAGAAGAAGGTTGCCACGCCTGCCGGGTCCCCATACTGTCTTGTCTCTGCCGAAATACACACGGAAGTACGGCAGATCGAACTGCATATACGCATAGTCGACCCGCCCAGCAAACCCGCTCCATACCTTGCCGGTGTAGGTCGGGTCATCGGCAAGTCTCTCATCGAAAGCGAAACTCGATACGACTGCAAATCTCGGATTAGGTCGCCAGAACAGATGCCCTGAAAACGACTCAGAACTCATTGCGGCCGAGCCTTCCCGGTAATCACCCTGAGAGTTTAGATCGAGCCTCAGGGAAACGCGGTCACCATGTCTTGTATAGGATTGGATTGCCTCAGCAACATAGTCCGAGAGACGCAGATCCAGGGCAGACAGGCGCTCAATGTCGATCAGTGAATCCTCGAGATCGCCAATAGCATAGGGTCGACTATTCTCAATCAGCAGGCGGTAGGCTCCCTGATTCACCAGTCTCCTGATGAAGCTATTGTGGAACGATCTGAAGTCGCTGTCGACGGGCAGAGTTTGACTCAGTCCGACTGAACTCATCAAGAACAGACTAAGAATCAGACATATCTTGTTTCGCATCCACAGTCTCCCCTCTGAAGCCATGACGGACTCCAGCATTGGGACAATCTGCAAGATGAGTGCCGGGAGAACGGCATAGTGTATCATCATGCTGTACAGTGCATTACACACAGGGCAATCTGTCCAATGGAGTCATTTGGAAGAAATAAGTTCGGATGGGAAGGAAAATTCTTCCAAATCTCCTCCGAATTAAGTCCGTGGGAACATGTTGACTGTTGGAGACCTTAATGTGAATTGATATCGTCCAGCTTGCAAATTCACTGGTTTTGTGTTTATTGCAGCCGAAGTCAGCAACGTCAATGCGTGGAGATCGGATGAAGAAACTCACAATCGGCACTCGCGGATCTGAACTGGCACTTTGGCAGGCAAGATTCATTCGAGAGAAACTCGCCGCTTTGACCAATATCCCGACTGATCTCAAGATCATCAAGACGACCGGCGACAGGATCGATGACGTCTCATTTTCGAAGATGGAAGGAAAGGGCTTTTTCACGAAGGAGATTGAGGAAGAGCTTCTTTCCGGTGGAATTGATCTCGCCGTGCATTCACTAAAGGATTTACAGACCGAATTGACTGACGGCCTTCAGGTCGGTGCTGTATGTTTCCGTGTCGATCCCCGCGAACGGGTGCTGATTCGACCGAAATCGTACGACGAGAGTCAGCCTCTTGGTGTGATACCGAACGGCACAATCGGAACGTCATCTGTCAGGAGGCAATGCCAGATTGCGGATTTGATGCCGAATCTGACGATAAAGGACTTAAGAGGCAATGTCCCGACTCGCGTAAATAAGCTTCGTGATGGACTATATGACGCTATTATCATAGCTGATGCGGGTCTGGGCAGAATCGAACACGATATTTCCGACTTGCGGAGTATCCTGCTCGATGTGGAGACATTTGTTCCAGCCCCCGCGCAGGGAATGCTCGGCATCGAAATCAGGAGCGATGATCTCGACACTCGAGAGATCGTATCAAAGCTGGATGAACCTGATTTACGAGTTCAAGTTCGCCTGGAAAGGGGGCTTCTCGAGAAGTTCGAAGGTGGTTGCCAGCTTCCTCTTGGAGCACTGTCGTCGGTACGGAAAGATGCGTATCATCTGAGAGCGGTCTTCGGAATTGGGGAAGATGGTGCATGGAAAAGACTGCGGCGAACCGAGGTTAAGGGTAATGATCCTGAGTCCATGGTAAACGAAGCATACTTGAAACTGACCACAGAATAGAGTCACCGAGAGATACCCGACTATGATATTGTTGAGGAGATTGATATGACAGATTTGGTAAATCGACCGAGAAGACTGAGAGCCAACCAGCTCATTAGAGACATGGTAGCTGAGACATCTCTGAAGGTATCCAGCATGATTCAGCCTTATTTCGTCTGCGAGGGGAAGAATGTGAAGCTTGAAATTTCAAGCATGCCGGGCATCTTCAGAGAATCTCCCGATTCTCTCGTGAAATCTATTGCCAAAGATTTCGAGCTTGGTATCAAGCGCGTCATGCTCTTTGGCGTACCCGAAACGAAGGATGCGCAGGCATCCTCAGCGCTCGGAGAGAAATCAGTCGTGAACGTCGCGACCAGCATGCTCAAAGATAAGTATGGAGATGACCTTTTCATTTCTGCAGATGTCTGTCTCTGCGGCTATACCAAATCCGGGCACTGTGGGCTGGTCTCAGGTGACAAGATCGACAACGACAGCACTCTGCCCGTGTTGACTCAGATGGCGATTGACCTCGCGAGGGCTGGCTGTGACTGCGTCGGTCCGTCGGATATGATGGATGGTCGCATCGGAGAGATCAGAGATGGTCTCGATGATTCCGGATTCACTGACACCATCATCATGGCATACAGCGCAAAGTACGCGTCGGCATATTACGGACCGTTCAGAGATGCCGCGGAATCAGCTCCTCAGCATGGCGACCGGCAATCCTACCAGATGGACTTTCGCAACCGCCGCGAGGCATTCAAAGAGGTCGCACTTGATGTCGAGCAGGGCGCGGATATTGTTATGGTCAAGCCTGCGCTTGCCTATCTAGATGTTATCTCAGATGTCAAGACCGCGTTCGAGCTGCCTGTTGCCGCCTATAATGTCTCAGGTGAATATGCGATGGTGAAACTAATGGCACAGCAGGGTTACGCGGATGAGAAGAAGCTCACGCTCGAAAACCTCTACTCAATATCACGAGCAGGCGCAGACATCATTCTGACCTACCATCTTCGAGACATTCTACGACACGGCTGGCTGAAATAACAGCGCCCATCTTCGTTCGAAGACAGGCGCATTATCACACTTCCATGTGCTGCTATATATTCAACCAGTAACTCGCTTTGATCAGGAAGACATTCTGCGCATTACCGGAGAATAGCCGTTTGAAGTCTCGAGAGAAGTCGAGATTGTTGACGCTGTCATCGAATTCAGGACACGATCGCGTCCAGACCATGTACAACGTACTGCCGGGGCGATATTCCCATCTCAGCAGCAATGTCGAGTTCAACGCCGAATAATTGTAGTCATTGTTGAATCCCGTAAGCGGATCGGAGTAGTCCTGTCCACCGAGATAATGTCTGTAGTTTCGGTAATCGAGTCCCGAAATCAGCCCCTGTGCCGAGAGCTGCACCGACAGATTGCGATTGACTACGACGCCTCCGCTTGCATAGAGGGACACTGTTTCACGATACAGATCGCCAAAAACCGGCTTCTCTTCATTATAATCAGTGGCAACCCAACGAGTATCGCGCGTGTACTTTGAATAGTTGGCACCCAGAGAGAATTCCATGTTGCTCCGCAGGCGGTACTCGAATCCGAGATAGTTTGCCCACCATGATCCACCCCTGTCCGCGCCGCTTCCCGGATTCCAGTTGAACGACAATTTCTTCCTCTGGTCAGTATTCAGACTGAACCACCAGCTGATTGTCGGGCGGACAGGCCATTCCCAGAGTCCATAGCCACGGGTTTCGACGTCGCTGTATCTCTCCCCCTGAAACTCGACGCCGCCACCCAGTGACCAGAAGTTCTTGAACTCGATATACGTATTGTAGTTACCACCGAGTTGATAGCGGACGCCATCGAAATTCCATGAACTATAGTAGTTCAAGTTGTGGTATGAATTGCGGACTATCCACCAGTCATCTGTGGTCACATATTGCATCCATGCCCATACATGGCGTGTATCTGATCGCGATGTGTAGCCGAGTCGATTCATGCTCAAATAGGGATCTTTCACAGTGAAGCCAAACGCCCCGTGCACATGCTGTCCTCCCGCTTTCTCGAAAGTCGCATCGAAACCGTAACCGGTAACATCACCATCGACACGGCTGAATACTGCCTGCCCTCGAGTCACCCAGGCGCTGTTGTTAGTCGATAGCCTCCAGTCAAAGCCTCCGGTTATTGATGGATGAACACTCTCCTGCCCTACCATTGTCAGCATACCGCCGACACTGGAGTTTCGCAGAATGTCTCGTTTTATCCGCAGGACGGTGTAATTTGCGGTCGGTTCAACTACGACGTCTCTGAAAACGGTATCTGCCGATACGACTGTCGTCTCGAGCTCGTCCCCATTCCATGCGGAATCGAGGACTACATTTGTCTCTGCGGCATATTTTGCGACTTCTTCTTCGGTAACCGCGCTCAACAGTGCAATCGATGTTCTCTCCGAAAGCCTTCCAGTCAATTTCGTCGCGCCCAGAATGGTGGTCGATTTGGGATAGCTTGTGAAATAAGCAAATTCGTCGTCATCAGCATCTCTCCAGGGAGTACGCCCGATACGACGG carries:
- a CDS encoding IS630 family transposase — encoded protein: TLAREIAAWQTQRNEIEAKVDWRFTNEDARIKLKRLYPTLCG
- a CDS encoding alpha/beta fold hydrolase is translated as MITRDINGVDTFIKIDGSGEPIVFVHGLGLDSSIWDDQIGCFSKSHETLVYDLRGHGKTDAPETGYSYQQYSDDLGAVIDECLRPPVHIVGLSIGGAIAFHYARQNAHNVRSLTLVGTHICGYTAFEGWPNVYKIAKTNGLDAARDTWKDFRLFESVKQDEYRWQKLCRMIDGFSCAPWTDPNPRYKDDDDFAQASDMSSPTLIVSGTGDADFRPISEHLALNLPDKRFESINCGHLVNFEEPDEFNEALGAFLREI
- a CDS encoding potassium channel protein, which produces MIDQTAGPEVRLKFVASFMVVIILSGVAGYVLIEDASFLDALYMTVITLTTVGFREAVNLHESGKIFTIILLLTGVGTLFYAAGLVVQMFLEGQIGSLIEKRRMDRRITKMKDHYVVAGYGRVGQAVCKELRKRGKHLVVIENNPDLEEILKQNEKHYIPEDATQDEVLVRASISSANALISTIAEEAHNVYLTLSARQMNPDLFIIARADTAECQKKLYRAGASRVICPHELGGLRMAMATIRPNLVDFMQIGTSSTDLGLSIEEVKVKAGSRLVGVPLKDSGIRSELDLMVVGIKKEGLDMIINPAAGEIIGMGDILIVIGEDENLSKFDEYVST
- a CDS encoding von Willebrand factor type A domain-containing protein, with the protein product MRKQSMRLSIGAAVLIATLFILIIGSISTEAIICGVIKGTVTDKKTGEPLPSVAVQIVGTTMGKITDPEGKYVIHTVEPGQYSLSFRLVGYHTIQSDTVKVVAGDTTEVSVEMSRTTMETEVVQTCKGVRDVMEQTEPRSSVVISQEQVKAMPVQDVDGIVAATVGVVKRYSSLAGLGPTDAAMSSPMAHGGTTPPNAEPYDAMFFKHYGVNPFIPTEDDRLSTFAVDIDDASYIMARTYLQRGNIPPEEAVRVEEFVNHFDYDYAAPESEYFKIYIDGSPSPFGKGYNLLRIGLKGRVIPPDDRRAAVLTFVVDVSGSMNREDRLGTVRKALRMLVDELREDDLVGIVVYGSHAWTVLEHTSVKNRDKIISGIESLVPEGSTNAEEGLVLGYNLAEKHFKKGAINRVILCSDGVANVGRTGADSLLKRIENQVKKGITLSSIGFGLGNYNDVLLEKLGNKGNGYYAYVDNLQDAKKIFVDNLTGSLEVIARDVKIQVEFDPDKVDRYRLLGFENRDVKDEDFRDDTVDGGEIGSGHSCTALYEIKLKEGVSDTIGSFTMRFKNADGSEVTELSRQITVGDINESFHDCSARYRLSAVAAEFAEIMRGSYWAKESTYSLVREMAWSISQEMQDDADVIEFVDLVSKAATIKSKKGK
- a CDS encoding capsule assembly Wzi family protein; amino-acid sequence: MSRQLSLAAFLYFLAVVSVQLFTVCTLAADLSPIPTDSWQNRELDWLLLNPPIDETFQIGSRPYLRDDIARLAAENGLTGNRAIEWKRGKLRAEREERYVLRSGIKPKLSIRTKISPYSIVSFSDSMRPLYRTGLKDEIAIMPAENVTIYLRGRIENKGERDSFFKGTKWKKNLTGYFDYGLLVYRTGGLTLQYGRTFRVWGSGDTDRLLLSDNSPALDQLFAQYSYKRFMFQTFIASLDDLQAAPDSLVERFLAGHRVSFKPRRNLEIGLSETVLHGRQSGPDWIYLNPILPYYWEQYNIRQNDNVYMGADFVWWPFAGTRIHGELLIDDFQIDFKSEPHQVGFDIGFSRLGVLGQERLRLDGQYTKIRKYVYGQVRQQNIFTNNGIVIGSSLGPDADRARCRASYSLSSDITLCLGGSLVRKGEGRATDPQSSAVPKGEAFPSGIVERASTIYLEMSLLGGTVLDLEVEAGLYKVDNLANRPERLESPYIDIQIQYDFQRWFLL
- the alr gene encoding alanine racemase gives rise to the protein MTRILIGRTMSFKFEQLTKTSRVEISRSALLHNVRTIRSIIGDGVDIAPVVKACAYGHGYNQVVDILKGEKVRFFAVHSIDEAETLTKSYPNLPILILGYVPGEYLEHAVRKDWRLTVFNVETIQKLAQITASLNRRAFVHLKLETGTNRQGIIESDLPAFIELTRSSPQVVLEGAAMHFANIEDTTDHSFAKMQLERFNRMMELFERAKVNVLIRHAASSAASLLFEKTHFNMIRFGISMYGLWPSKETYLSYMLAHGEDSLLKPVLSWKSIIGQIKEVPSGDYVGYGCTYRTTTDSRIAVIPLGYFDGYDRKMSNLAHVLIRGRRAPVRGRICMDMFMVDVTAIPNASLEDEVVLIGEQGDEKITVEQLAGWAGTINYEIVSRINPLQPRVIVD